A single region of the Peromyscus eremicus chromosome 16_21, PerEre_H2_v1, whole genome shotgun sequence genome encodes:
- the Mrps18a gene encoding large ribosomal subunit protein mL66 isoform X2 — MVEIQEGKTTVIEGRITETPKATPNPPNPSGQCPICRWNLKHKYNYEDVLLLSQFIRPHGGMLPRRVTGLCKEEHRKIEECVKMAHRAGLFPDHRPRLPEGSLPKNKPKLNRYLTRWAPRSVKPIYKKGHRWDKVGMAVGSPLLKDNVCYSKRPWKLFH, encoded by the exons A TGGTGGAGATCCAAGAAGGGAAGACAACTGTA ATTGAAGGCCGAATCACAGAAACTCCCAAGGCAACTCCAAATCCCCCTAACCCCTCAGGCCAATGCCCCATCTGCCGCTGGAACCTGAAGCACAAATATAACTATGAG GATGTGCTGCTACTCAGTCAGTTCATCCGGCCTCACGGAGGCATGCTGCCCCGGAGGGTCACAGGCTTGTGCAAGGAAGAACACCGAAAGATCGAGGAGTGTGTAAAGATGGCTCACCGAGCAG GTTTGTTCCCAGATCACAGGCCACGGCTTCCAGAAGGGTCCTTACCAAAGAATAAACCCAAGCTCAACCG CTACCTGACTCGCTGGGCTCCCCGCTCTGTCAAGCCCATCTACAAAAAAGGCCACCGTTGGGACAAGGTGGGTATGGCCGTGGGGTCACCACTCCTGAAAGATAATGTCTGCTACTCCAAAAGGCCTTGGAAGCTGTTTCATTAA
- the Mrps18a gene encoding large ribosomal subunit protein mL66 isoform X1 — MAALRALVSGCGRQLQGFLAGPAATGWLWLPARGLREVVEIQEGKTTVIEGRITETPKATPNPPNPSGQCPICRWNLKHKYNYEDVLLLSQFIRPHGGMLPRRVTGLCKEEHRKIEECVKMAHRAGLFPDHRPRLPEGSLPKNKPKLNRYLTRWAPRSVKPIYKKGHRWDKVGMAVGSPLLKDNVCYSKRPWKLFH; from the exons ATGGCGGCCCTCAGGGCTCTGGTGTCCGGCTGCGGGCGGCAGCTCCAAGGGTTCCTGGCAGGCCCCGCCGCGACCGGCTGGTTATGGCTTCCGGCTCGTGGGTTGAGAGAAG TGGTGGAGATCCAAGAAGGGAAGACAACTGTA ATTGAAGGCCGAATCACAGAAACTCCCAAGGCAACTCCAAATCCCCCTAACCCCTCAGGCCAATGCCCCATCTGCCGCTGGAACCTGAAGCACAAATATAACTATGAG GATGTGCTGCTACTCAGTCAGTTCATCCGGCCTCACGGAGGCATGCTGCCCCGGAGGGTCACAGGCTTGTGCAAGGAAGAACACCGAAAGATCGAGGAGTGTGTAAAGATGGCTCACCGAGCAG GTTTGTTCCCAGATCACAGGCCACGGCTTCCAGAAGGGTCCTTACCAAAGAATAAACCCAAGCTCAACCG CTACCTGACTCGCTGGGCTCCCCGCTCTGTCAAGCCCATCTACAAAAAAGGCCACCGTTGGGACAAGGTGGGTATGGCCGTGGGGTCACCACTCCTGAAAGATAATGTCTGCTACTCCAAAAGGCCTTGGAAGCTGTTTCATTAA